CGACCCTTCCAAATGTTTTATAACTGGACATCTAGGATCGTATTTGTTTTGTTAATTTCTTACTgcattttttatttgctgTTTGTAAGTGTTAATGTGaatacattgaaaaacGGGGGCGACTAAGATGGAGATGTGCCAATACAGCATTTGGTGTGCTTACTACAGCTGttgttttctcatttgTAAGGAAAATGGTTTCTGAAACCATCGGATTATCACATGGATTTTTACCAATTGCCTTCTCGATATGTTCTTGGTACCATAGCTGCACTTTAGGAGAAGTTGAATAGTTAGTAGCTGCATAGGTTCTATGGTGTTTAGAATACCTAACAAGATTGTCCAAGAGAATATCCACAGGTGGTATCTTAAGACGCAAGTGTACCGTCATCCACAATACCAAAAGTTTCCAACCAGAATCAGTCAGAATTAATTTAGTCATTCTGGACGGTGAAAACCATATTCAGAATGTTACTGTTGAGTAAAGTTTTTAAAGGTTGGTATGTTTTGAGATTCACACCCGTTTACCGTTTTATTAGTTAATAATGCTACGGGATATAACcaacttgttttcattatcCGAGTAAAGGACAGATTTACCAAGAGGTTGGCTCATTGAATATCCGGAAACCCTGGTAGTTCATACACTATACAGTTACTCGTTGAAAGTCCACGTGGCAATAATGTATCATTTAAAAAAGGCAAAAAGACCACATTGGTAGCGGGTGGTGTTGTGATGGCtttgatttattcaatAGCTATGAGCCAAGCGCAAATATACAGAGCTCAGGCCTTGCTTGGCAAAATAACCGGATTGAATGCTGAGGACAAAAGAGCTTCTATTGCCTGGATAGTGTCAAATTTTGAGGCATTGTTAGAATTCAAGAGTAAGCTAAAAAGTTCGTCAAACtttaaaaacaaactaCAGATTCAAGTCTTTATTACCAACAAGCTAACAGTTGGAACTCTGCAGAAATGTGATGAGGATAATAATCAAGTTAAACCTTTAAGTGATTTGAATGTTGTTTTCGAGGATGGTGATGTAACCGGATTCCTTTCTTCACTACCCAATATGAAAAAGATCCGAAACACAGTTTGGAATGATACAAATAACCTAGACTGGCAAAAACGTATCGGAACTCAAAATCACAACGTAAATACCTTGGATTCCATCAGGATCGAAGGGCTGGACGGCATCCCAATTAAAGAATATATAGATActttaaataaaaataccGCTGACAGTAATAtcgagaaaaaaagatagTGGACATACTATGGCTcccaaagaaaagaagagattCAAGTTATCAAGTGGCTGATCAAAAATAACGGTGATATGATCAGCATCAGTTTTGACAATAAGCCATTTTTACACTAAGAGCTTAGTGAATTCCTTGTCGGTGCTAAAAGCGAATGCCTTGTTTCTATTATAGCCTGTGGTCCCACAAATATGAGTATAAACGTGCATCTATTTTCTATCAAATGCCTTGAAGAAGGTTTAtatgttgatttttatGAAAAGAAGCTCTTTTGGTAAAATTATATAGTGTTGTGCGAGCTGTGACAAAGTAAAATGGAAGTAAAACTATTCTAGATTTGTTactttccattttttcctccttccCTGAGAAAGTATTCCTTtataaacatcaaaagAATAAATGAGTAAAGGTACTAGCAAACAAAACAGCCGAGTGAAACAAATCGGGGAAGatatttggaaaactcAAACAACGAAAATCAACAGTGAGTTGTTCACGTTGACTTACGGATCAATCGTTGCGCAATTATGCCGTGAACAAGGATATAATTATACGAAAGTGAATGAGATTCTTTATGAAATGGGTGATAATATTGGTGTCCGGTTAATAGATGAATTGCTTAGTAAGGCAAATCTAGAAAGGTGTACAagtttcaaagaaactGCTGAAATAATTACGAAAATTGGATTCAAAATGTTCCTTAATATAGTGCCAAACATTACGTATTGGAGTGCTGACGGGCGTACATTCCAAATGGTATTGCCTGAAAACCCATTAGCCGACTTTGTTGAGTTACCGGACGATGGTGATGACATTGAGAATGATTGTAATCAAGAGTTATCAATCAATGAGCAACTCTctaatttgaatattgaaaatgaaagtgGTGGGGAAATCAAGAGACGTAAAGGATTAGCTCGCAAAGACTTATGGTACAGCAATATACTCTGTGGAGTCTTACACGGTGCTCTTGAGATGGTCCAACTAGACTGTCAGGTGACTTTTGTAAGTGATGTCTTACGTGGAGATCCAAGCACAGAGATTCGTGTTAAACTCCTACAGATACTAAAGGATGAAATACCGGACGGTGACGAATAGATGTTGTATAGTTTCCAGCATCCTTAATCTACAGTATTTTACCAAGTAAACGTTAATCAGTCAGTAACAAAtctgtttctctttcttaACCGATTCTAGTCGGCTGTCAGGTAATGTAGATAAGGTAAAGAGTGTGATcatcatttgaaaaacGTCTACTTATTTTGGAAAGCATGTCATCCCCGACACCTGTCGAATACACAGCACGCCCGTTGCAAATTGGAGCACCCAAAGGAAGACCCAACCAGTGTTGTGTAGTAAGGAAGTAAAAAAACTTGTTTTCTGCCGAGAGTAAGACGAGTGGCTAAACTCCCGGAGATGAAAACGagcatgaaaaaaaaataaaaaacgTGCTGAAGGGAATCGCAAATAGGGTTATTTATAGAGACGGTTAAGATCAAAATAGAACAGTGAAGTAGCAAATCTGCAAAAATGACTGATGAAATAGCACCACTAAACGAAAATAGGAATCATTTAAATTATGATGAAAGAACAAATACTTCGAAGAAGGAAACGGGGGCGAATgcaaaaacagaaaaaggGTTTCCAGTGGAAGAGACGCAACCTAATGACCATGAccaagaaggagaaaatgaatCCACAATGGTTTTTGATGAACACGGAAATGAGGTAAATCATTCGGAGGAAGCTGGTGAAGAGATGTATGATGTGGATTTCAACGATTATGCTGAAGACGAAGAGCCTGAAGAGAGTGGTAATAACGAAGAATCTGACGGATCtgaagatgacgatgacgatgatgctgatgatgaatttgacGATTCTGAATTGATTTTGCCTGATATTGGTATTAGTAGGGAGAATACGCTTGCATCTCGACTCAACGGTGAAAGTGGAATATTTGATAATCCACGTCAGCCATCCATGGCGTATCAACGTCCCTCATTACAATCGCTAAGCCAAGAGATCTTGGATGGAGAAGAAGCTAAAAACGATGCTGAATTTACTTCAAGTTCATCTGCAGAATTTGTCAACGGAGCACCTAGCCATTCTGCGGAATCTACTAGGACGTCAACGATGAATTCCGATTTAACCATTGATAACCATGACGAGTTCGTA
The window above is part of the Pichia kudriavzevii chromosome 1, complete sequence genome. Proteins encoded here:
- a CDS encoding uncharacterized protein (PKUD0A00750; similar to Saccharomyces cerevisiae YKR068C (BET3); ancestral locus Anc_5.649), with the translated sequence MSKGTSKQNSRVKQIGEDIWKTQTTKINSELFTLTYGSIVAQLCREQGYNYTKVNEILYEMGDNIGVRLIDELLSKANLERCTSFKETAEIITKIGFKMFLNIVPNITYWSADGRTFQMVLPENPLADFVELPDDGDDIENDCNQELSINEQLSNLNIENESGGEIKRRKGLARKDLWYSNILCGVLHGALEMVQLDCQVTFVSDVLRGDPSTEIRVKLLQILKDEIPDGDE
- a CDS encoding uncharacterized protein (PKUD0A00747), which encodes MALIYSIAMSQAQIYRAQALLGKITGLNAEDKRASIAWIVSNFEALLEFKSKLKSSSNFKNKLQIQVFITNKLTVGTLQKCDEDNNQVKPLSDLNVVFEDGDVTGFLSSLPNMKKIRNTVWNDTNNLDWQKRIGTQNHNVNTLDSIRIEGLDGIPIKEYIDTLNKNTADSNIEKKR